The following DNA comes from Janthinobacterium sp. TB1-E2.
GGGCCAGCAAGGCCAAGACGGGAAGCCGTTCGGAAATGGAAGATTCGGCAGTGCCCGGCATGGGTACTGTTGCGGTAGTGCGGTCGGTCATAGGGGTCCTTCAGGTTGCCAAGCGGCTGATCAATTGGCGCCTGGCGTGCTACAAAAGCGGTGATGCGCGTTGCGGTCGGCAGATACCGAAACAGATGCAGCCCACAGGGAACTGCAAAGGAAGGGCGGAATTATATAGGAATATAAAAAGACAGGAGGCGGGCGAAAAACGTGCGCGCCAAAACAACCGCGCTCAAGCTGGCGTCATGCAGGCATCATTGGCCGCCTTGCGTGGCGAAAACCAGGCATTCGATTTCGGACTGTACAGGAAGGCGCAGATGACGGCGAACGTCAGCGCGCCAGGCAGGACATTCATCTTGAGCGGCACGGTCGCCAGGCTGAGCGCAATGTCGATCACGCCCCACACCAGATACACAGTGCGCGCACCACGCTGCCTTTGCAGCATGGCCAGCGCGGCCACCAGAGTAATGCCCAGGCTAGCGAGCAAGATCGCGTATTGCGCCTCGGCGGGAATCGCGCTGTGCGCCATCCACGCCTGCATGGCGGGATCGTTGCGGCCGAGGTAAGCCGACACCAGCGATGACAGAGAACCGATGACCAGAAACCAGCAACTGATGGCAAGCGAGACGGGGCGCTTGACCACATGAAGATTCCCGACAAAAACTTTAGAAAAAACAAGCATGATGCTGACGGTAAGATTGAATGGGCCTGATTGTAACGGATGTTGCCTGCCAAACGATGCGCATAAAAAAAGCCGGCTTGCGCCGGCTTCTTGTGATGCACTACAACTGCCTAAGTAACCCCCAATAAATTATTGTGATTTCTGACTTCCATAACCGGCGCTCTGCGGCGTTGCCCGCTGCTAGCAGTGCTCGCACTGCGTCGCAGCGGGCGCCTTGCATAGCATCCGGTTCTGTTCGTCATAATTTCACAATAATTTCCTGAGGATTACTTAGTTTTTCGACTGGTCAACCATCTTGTTCTTGGCGATCCAAGGCATCATGGCGCGCAGTTTCGCACCCACTTCTTCGATCTGGTGCTCGGACGTCAAACGGCGGCGCGAGATCAGGGTCGGTGCGCCTGCCTTGTTTTCCAGGATGAAGCTCTTCGCGTATTCGCCCGTTTGAATGTCTTTCAGGCATTGACGCATCGCATCCTTGGTGGCCGACGTCACGACCTTAGGACCGGTCACGTATTCGCCGTATTCGGCGTTGTTCGAGATCGAGTAGTTCATGTTGGCGATGCCGCCTTCATAGATCAGGTCGACGATCAGTTTCAATTCGTGCAAGCACTCGAAGTACGCCATTTCAGGAGCGTAGCCCGCTTCCGTCAGGGTTTCGAAGCCGGCCTTGATCAGTTCCACGGCGCCGCCGCACAGCACGGCTTGTTCGCCGAACAAGTCCGTTTCGGTTTCTTCACGGAAGTTCGTTTCGATGATGCCGGCACGGCCGCCGCCGTTGGCCGATGCGTACGACAGGGCGATATCGCGGGCGATGCCCGATTTGTCCTGGTACACGGCGATCAGATGCGGTACGCCGCCGCCCTGGGTGTAGGTGGCGCGCACGGTGTGGCCTGGCGCTTTCGGCGCGACCATGATCACGTCCAGGTCGG
Coding sequences within:
- the ilvC gene encoding ketol-acid reductoisomerase is translated as MKVFYDKDADLSLIKGKNVAIIGYGSQGHAHAQNLNDSGVNVTVGLRKGGASWTKVEQAGLKVAEVNDAVKAADVIMILLPDENIAQVYNENIAPFAKQGAVLAFAHGFNVHYGQVVPRADLDVIMVAPKAPGHTVRATYTQGGGVPHLIAVYQDKSGIARDIALSYASANGGGRAGIIETNFREETETDLFGEQAVLCGGAVELIKAGFETLTEAGYAPEMAYFECLHELKLIVDLIYEGGIANMNYSISNNAEYGEYVTGPKVVTSATKDAMRQCLKDIQTGEYAKSFILENKAGAPTLISRRRLTSEHQIEEVGAKLRAMMPWIAKNKMVDQSKN